The Lycium ferocissimum isolate CSIRO_LF1 chromosome 10, AGI_CSIRO_Lferr_CH_V1, whole genome shotgun sequence genome window below encodes:
- the LOC132034802 gene encoding uncharacterized protein LOC132034802, whose protein sequence is MAKIRVKIDLMKPLIHSVWIGTEDENDPLRGYAQKIKYENIPKYCIHYKKLGHAIIECRVLKKKKEIDKKKAERMMQHDTSNIEMSIEPVKETTLTENQGNQGKYGNQDTRRKQTFQKDQIRTRPRGRSEPPKMFKPTGAVFGIDKPLPDADNYNKKGIQIEKDEETNAEVVEHIEITEIHQQNKQIEVIQDTSCEQRAQNNEVQQPIEGETNSHVDRSSREEGRTDASKGNHHQKEHEKRHVILMKDSNELKIDLFGGKWEEIGRKSAKKNSSKKNGSPRKYRNPRDENTTITQNSFDELMEEAEEINAKEDNTSVESEDMEEEEDDEEDDSEQEEEQKTAEK, encoded by the exons ATGGCTAAGATTCGTGTAAAAATTGATTTGATGAAGCCTCTTATTCATAGTGTTTGGATTGGTACTGAAGATGAAAATGACCCTTTAAGAGGATATgctcaaaaaattaaatatgaaaatatccCCAAATACTGCATACACTACAAAAAGCTGGGGCATGCTATAATAGAATGTCGTgtgttgaagaagaaaaaagaaattgataaGAAGAAGGCAGAAAGAATGATGCAACATGATACCTCAAATATAGAGATGTCAATAGAGCCTGTGAAGGAGACAACTCTAACTGAGAATCAAGGAAACCAGGGGAAATATGGAAATCAGGATACACGAAGAAAACAGACTTTTCAAAAAGATCAAATCAGAACTAGACCAAGGGGTAGGAGTGAACCACCAAAAATGTTCAAACCTACTGGAGCAGTATTTGGAATTGATAAACCTTTGCCAGATGCtgataattataataaaaaaggTATCCAAATTGAGAAGGATGAAGAGACAAATGCTGAGGTGGTggaacatattgaaatcactgAGATTCACCAACAAAATAAGCAGATTGAAGTAATTCAGGATACTTCATGTGAGCAAAGGGCCCAGAATAATGAAGTTCAGCAACCAATAGAAGGAGAAACCAATTCTCATGTCGACAGAAGTTCTAGGGAGGAAGGAAGAACTGATGCTTCCAAAGGTAATCATCACCAAAAAGAACATGAGAAAAGACATGTGATTCTGATGAAAGATTCCAATGAGCTGAAAATTGATCTTTTTGGAGGTAAATGGGAGGAAATTGGGAGaaaaagtgcaaaaaaaaattctagtaaGAAGAATGGAAGTCCAAGAAAATATAGGAATCCTAGAGATGAGAACACCACAATTACTCAGAATAGTTTTGATGAACTTATGGAAGAGGCTGAAGAAATCAATGCCA AAGAGGATAACACCTCTGTAGAATCTGAAGatatggaagaggaagaagatgatgagGAAGATGATAGTGAACAGGAGGAGGAACAGAAAACTGCTGAAAAATAG